One window from the genome of Kaistella carnis encodes:
- a CDS encoding polyprenyl synthetase family protein, protein MQFLDEYQEMVATAIQKYIFKDKPEELYGPMNYIISHGGKRLRPMMVLMACEMFGGDLKKAIKPALAIEFFHNFTLIHDDIMDEAPLRRNKPTIHTLHGINTGILSGDALMFKAIKFFEDLEPELYKACMRVFIHTGLLLCEGQQYDINFETQEEVTFNDYIRMITYKTGILSASSFEIGALIAGADFKDAKAIFNFGKHVGIAFQIMDDYLDVFGNQEQFGKKHAGDIYENKKTVLYLLAKEHGTEEERKELEFWYSKKTDNVDKVYSVEKIFRRTRVDEKTLHLIQEHNALAQQYLNKINVSDEKKKPFIELANYLLRRES, encoded by the coding sequence ATGCAGTTTTTAGATGAATATCAAGAGATGGTTGCCACTGCAATCCAAAAATATATTTTCAAAGATAAACCGGAGGAACTCTATGGTCCTATGAATTATATTATTTCACATGGCGGGAAAAGACTTCGTCCTATGATGGTCTTAATGGCGTGTGAAATGTTTGGAGGCGATTTAAAGAAAGCAATTAAACCTGCATTGGCCATTGAGTTCTTTCATAACTTTACCTTGATTCATGATGATATTATGGACGAAGCGCCTCTTCGTCGAAATAAACCAACCATTCATACTTTACATGGCATCAATACGGGAATTCTCTCAGGTGATGCCCTTATGTTTAAAGCCATTAAGTTTTTTGAAGATTTAGAGCCGGAGCTTTATAAAGCGTGTATGCGCGTTTTTATTCACACTGGATTATTGCTTTGTGAAGGACAGCAGTACGATATTAATTTCGAAACGCAGGAAGAAGTGACCTTTAATGACTATATCAGAATGATTACCTATAAAACCGGAATTTTAAGTGCGTCATCTTTTGAAATTGGTGCTTTAATTGCCGGTGCAGATTTTAAAGATGCAAAAGCCATTTTTAATTTTGGAAAACACGTGGGAATCGCCTTCCAGATTATGGATGATTATTTAGATGTCTTTGGAAACCAGGAGCAGTTTGGGAAGAAACACGCAGGAGATATTTATGAAAATAAGAAAACTGTTCTATATCTTTTAGCCAAAGAACATGGGACAGAAGAAGAAAGAAAAGAACTCGAATTCTGGTACTCCAAAAAGACAGATAATGTGGATAAAGTGTACAGTGTAGAAAAGATTTTCCGTCGCACTAGAGTTGATGAGAAAACCTTGCACCTTATTCAGGAACACAACGCTTTGGCTCAGCAATATCTGAACAAAATCAATGTTTCCGATGAGAAGAAAAAACCGTTTATCGAACTCGCCAATTACTTGTTGCGCAGAGAAAGCTAA
- a CDS encoding GSCFA domain-containing protein: MKFRTEVEIPNSSKKIEVEDQIFSIGSCFATEMTDLLQSGQLQTFNNPFGTLFNPYSVNQAVKKLHNADFYTEGDLISFNEEVISLDHHTSFNSRFLHQTLDRINSQIELGNQFLQNTKWILITYGSSYIYEFLPKKKLVANCHKIPAKYFEKRLLTHLEITDSIYETIVNLQDIATDDVQILFTVSPVRHTKDGMVENTLSKSKIITALHEILPQFENCHYLPAYEILMDDLRDYRFYKEDLIHPNKQAILYIWEKFGNAYFSDNTMDFIEENLKIAKSLDHKTVDEKNPKYQEFLEKLKARISVQQAKVKHKIF; the protein is encoded by the coding sequence ATGAAATTCAGAACGGAAGTAGAAATACCAAATTCCAGTAAAAAAATTGAAGTTGAAGATCAAATCTTTTCAATCGGTTCCTGTTTTGCGACGGAGATGACAGATCTTCTTCAGAGTGGACAATTACAAACATTCAACAATCCTTTTGGGACTTTGTTTAATCCTTATTCCGTTAATCAAGCGGTTAAAAAATTGCACAATGCAGATTTTTACACAGAGGGAGATTTGATCAGTTTTAATGAAGAAGTGATCTCTCTGGATCATCATACTTCCTTTAATTCTCGGTTTCTGCATCAGACTTTAGACCGAATTAATTCTCAAATCGAGTTGGGAAACCAATTTCTGCAGAATACAAAATGGATTTTGATCACCTACGGAAGTTCCTATATCTATGAATTTCTGCCGAAGAAAAAACTCGTTGCAAATTGTCACAAAATACCTGCAAAATATTTTGAAAAACGCTTGTTAACTCATCTGGAAATCACAGATTCTATCTATGAAACGATTGTCAATTTGCAGGATATTGCCACAGATGATGTTCAGATTTTATTCACCGTTTCGCCCGTTCGTCATACAAAAGATGGAATGGTAGAAAACACGCTGAGCAAATCAAAAATAATTACGGCGTTGCACGAGATTTTACCCCAATTTGAAAACTGCCACTATTTACCGGCTTATGAAATTTTAATGGACGATCTGCGGGATTATCGATTTTATAAAGAAGATTTAATTCACCCCAATAAACAGGCGATTTTGTACATCTGGGAAAAGTTCGGAAACGCTTATTTCTCTGATAATACTATGGATTTCATAGAGGAGAATTTGAAAATTGCAAAATCTTTGGATCATAAAACAGTAGATGAAAAGAATCCAAAATATCAAGAATTTCTAGAGAAATTGAAAGCACGGATCTCAGTTCAGCAAGCCAAAGTGAAGCATAAAATATTTTAA